The genomic segment AAGATGGTATCATCAGCAAGTAAAGACAAAaggtaaaaaggaaataaggagAAAGAATACataagaaagggaaaaggaagAGGTAGAATGGCTTTACTCACTTTGCATAATGTTTTTGAATGTTTCCTGTGAAGAACATTTCATAAAAACATGAGTACTTAAAACtactttcaaaagaaaaagataaagaagCAACAGATTCTCTTAGCTTATATGCAAAAGTTTGTGGAACTCAGTTTTGGCAATGATGCATATAGAATAAACTCGATGCCTCTTCACAGCAAGATAATTCCAAAATTGAACAATAAATAAGCGAAAACAAAATTACACTATCGTTAAGTGTGCTTTCGTTGATTACTATTAGGCAAACACGTggaacttttttcttttcagaatTTTCAACTGCAGATTGTTGTAGATTCAGCAAGTATTCCCACTACTTAACCACAAAGAGCTAAACTTAGCCCTATCTTCAAACTAGGTAGAAATTTCTTGCTGGAAAAGTACCTTATCTTTTGATAGGCGTGGATTGTATAGCATCTCCTCTCCCACTGTGCTGACCTGAAGATGAAATATACACACTGGTAAACAAGCAACTGAAATATGCAAATTAATAGTGAAAAAGTAACAGATTTATCCTTACAGTGAATCCTTTGTAGTCATGAGCAGGATAAACCAATGTGTCCATGGGCAATGTGAAAATCTGCTCTCACAAAACAATGATGAATCAGAAAGATAAGAAGGAACATTCAGCATCATAGTACTCGGGTATTTTTCCTTGTAGAGTTAAAAATTCATAGAACAGTTTTTATGTCCTTGCCTGTGAATGAACTGAATCATACAATATCTCTGAACTTCCACCCTGTCATAAAGTAAGAAGAATAAGTATTGATATTAAAAGGAAGAACATTTCAAATCCCAATATCCACCTCTAACCCTAACAAATAAAACCTTCTAAGTTCGCAACACAATATTATTCCTTGATAAACaagatgagaagaaaataagaaaagttgATGAATTAAGACTTAATATTGTTTACAACACATATGCTTCAGCCCCTGGCTTAATTGAGCTACAAAATCAAAATCTAAGAGTTCACCAGACAAATAAAATGAGTGGTACACATTATCGAACTTTTTCCTTAAGTGAAAGGTCCACTAAAAGTCAACAAAAAGCATGGCATATTGCATAGAAAGGATGCACCTGAAAGTCTGTCCTTCCACACCCACGTATCAAAAGGGCATCACCAGTAAAAGCCATCCTTGGCTGAGGTTGATTGGGTCCATCTCCTGTGACATAGGTAACACAGCCTAGTGTATGACCAGGAGTTGCACGAACCTGCAATGAAAGCACTATTGCATTAGAAAACGGCTCAAAGATGTAGGTAACTGCCAGCCACTATTCCTGCACCAAAGCCTAGTTTAGTTGATTTTTCAGCTTGTATTCACTTCATACAATTCTATTTGATTCAATATGACTAGCACGGAAACGGGGAAAAAGAAATGTTGATAGTTTTAGAGAAGTCGAAAATGACAGTTATAGAATGGTTCAATGCTGAGATGAACAAGAAAAAGTGCAGTTGAACGAAAGTTCTAAGGAGAATGTATTAATCACGTCAGCAATGTCTTACTGAGATGACATGTCACTAAGCCATGCATAGCAGTGACTAAAGACTAAACAGGATTCAACTAATAAGATCATAAACATTTCTCTCAAAGAGATTTGTACCACGAGTTTGAAATTGAGTATCTTAATTATTTCTActatgaaatggaaatgaaagttaaacaaattaaatttgCCATAATGCTTGAATTCCATGTAGCACTAATGATGTTAAACATAGATCAAAAGAATGCAGCGATACAGTTGGTGCATACATCGGTTCTTGTTTATTCACAGAATCGAGAATTTAAAGTGCTAGTGCTTATCAAAGAAAACTGACTAACCCACCTAAGTGCCTATCAagtaattacaaaaaaaaatcaagctcATTCTATATCTTAATGTGATAGCAACTAGGCCCACAATAACGAAGAGCTCTCAGAACAAAATCACATGTTCTTCATGATTACTGATGACTAGAGCATAATAAGCAAAGGTACAATGATCCTGAATTTGCAAGTTGTTCAAGAACCATTAGGGACAGCCCCAAAATGTTCTTGTAGTACAGTATAAATGTTCAAACATTTTGACCATGGTGATTTTCCTAGCATTGAACtaacttttcttcttcttttttttttttttttggatgaagtAAATAAATTGCATTAGAAATGAACAttgaactaatttttttttgcaaaggAAACGTTTTAGAGCCATAATCATTGTCATAACTTTTCTACCTCTAAATccatttggaaaattttaaagttaaatcaCTTCTGATGTATGCATACCTCCAGAAAAATATCACCAAAGTAGATCTTATCACCAGGTTCAACAAAAAGATCAGCTTTTGCATTGCTTACTTTGGAAATGATTGATTTCACACCAGGGAGCTTTGTCTGCGAGATTGAGAATTATAATGAACCTTCGTAAAATCAGCAGGGAAATATAAAAGCTGTATCAAGCAAATAATCATTTATAAAAAGACTAATCAGTTACCAAATTCAAGAAGATTAAACCCAACCTTGATCAAGCCAGAGCCAGTGACATGATCAGCATGTACATGTGTGTTTATAGCATATATAAGTTTCAAACCCAGTTCTTTAACAAGTGCAACATCACGATCTGCTGTTTTATCCACTGGGTCAATCAGCTGCAGTTGGATTACTTTCAGCGGTTAATTTGAAATCACAATGTTTAACATAAAGCAATTAGCACAGAATGAGAGGTGTTTACAGTTAATTTGAACCAAATCAATATTAGTTCCTTCCATTTACAAGACATATGCAGTGCTAATTGAAAGTTCAACTTATAGAATAACATAATTATGGACACAATGCAGCCTAATGAATTCTGTGCTACAGCTTACACAAAACAATGAAAAACCTATAAATAAGCTGCACTACGATCACCATCTTTTTGTTTGACTTTTCAATCCATCATTGTCTGGGATTTAAATTCCATTCTGTATGCTCTTAGCTTAACATCCACTTTGTTCTACTAAAACACCATTAAATGATTAACTCGTGAGATTTCAAATGTTGATCTAGTTATCAATAGGAAACATGATATCAACTAAAGGCTGATACGATTAAAACAGTGCACCTTAGTTTACCTTCCTATTTCCAcctttatgtatttatataagaACATTATCACGTATTTTCATTTACATGACCCCAGTGGCCTTGTCAGAGTAGAACAAAAAAAGCTACAATCTTTTCATCAAAGTTCGGATTTATTACAAAAAAGCAGCTTCAATATTAGCATGATAGCATCAGTAGCCGAGGATCTACTGAAAACAGTCTCTACCCCAACAAAGATACGAGTAAGGTTTGCTAGCATCCTACCCTCGCCAGACCCCACTTTTGGGATTACACCGGgtatgttgctgttgttgttaatattagTATCAGTAAACTAAACTAGCAAAGGCATGAATTATAGTAACATTTAAGCATGGCAGAAAATTTGTTAGCTAATTACATCCCTCATAACCCAATAACCCCATATTgcacacaccaaaaaaaaaaaaaaaaaagattattacAAGATATTAACagaatcataaaacaaataaataaatttaccaGAGCTGGCTTTTGGGGGTGTAAAGCATCCGCAAGAAGGTAAGTATATGTCGATGATTCCTTCTCAAATAGCTGACGAAAAACAAGTTTAGGACTATGATTAGCAGAATACGATGTTGTCGAATACGAACCCATTTGAGCGCTAATTAGAGAAGCTAATTGGGGTTTAAATGATTGAATAAAAGGGGCATCGAACAATCTataactttggaatcttagcATCATCTTATATTACTGTCCGATTATATCAATGATTAAAATTCAAGAACCTTAATAAAGAAGACACAACACTTGTTTAAGGTTGTTGATTTCGATGATGATTATTGTCTTTGGGATTTCAGTTACAAGAAGAGTGACGTCATTAATTGAGGGCTGGTTTTCACAGTGTTTAGTATCACTCATTGGCCTCCATTTTTAGCAAAGCTTAGAGCCTTAATCACACTGCTAATTAAGTCTGAAATCCTACTTAACTTGGGATTTAAGCTTAATGACTAAAGGATACTCGCAAATACTTGCATAATTAGTgataaatatttatcaaaattatTATTTCCTCCATTCACTTTTAGTTTTGACATTTCGTTTTTTCGAGGAGTCAAACTAACATgactttgaccaatatttttagatatatttttcatcatcttaatatgaaaagaattgcgacttatagtatttttcgtATATTTTTTGGATATCtaattttaattctaaaatataaaattaatttaattcaatttataGGCGGATTtaattctaaaatattaaattaatttattcaAATTGAGGAGTCATCATCATCTTAATATGAAAAGAATTGCTTATAGTATTTTTCGTATATTTTTTGGATAGAGAATACATAATTGATAACCTAATTAAAAGAACCAGCTTGTTATAATAGCTGGTTAAATTTATAGGCGGATctagaattttaaatttatgaattGGACGATAATTCTTTTGTTCAATGAGTtatgaataaattatttaaatttcttaACACAAAAACTGTATGTGGGCCAAAGTTGTTGAGTTTTGTTGAACCCGTAACCTTAATTGTAGCTCCGCTGATTAAAATATACTAAATGAACAAAGATTTACATTGTTAGTATGTACTCCATCCGTCCCATCAGTAGATATAATACTAACAATAAATTTCTcatttacttgttcactttgaCAAATCGAGCAACTAAGGAAAAGGAATGGAAAGAGTAACTTAAAATCTATCTTTAACTAATACTAGTACTACATAGCAATGGTCCTTTTGCAACATCACTTCGCAGTTTATTTGATAAGTTTACTCTTGTGGTTCTTCTATTGGATAAGATTCCCCTTGGGAAACGTAATTTTATCAATTTGTCTTTGATTTTCTAGAACAGTTTAATATCTAACAAAACAGGACGAGAGACGATAATGACTAGTAGTAGTAAATTTCATTTGCATGTTTGTTGCCCAATGAACAGAATCGATCCTACTAAAGAATAAGAGTAAATTCTCTAAAAGTTGATTCAAAGAATTGCCTGCTAATATAAATTTTGAATCTTTTAGGACTGAAATATCACTCAACtatcactattttcctcaaaatatactaaaCGTACAAAACTCTCATTCTCTCCTAGTTGGCATGCGATAAGAGatttcaaaatatgaagaatTAAACACACAAAGAAGTCcaaggggttcaacatctactacctatacataaaaaataattttaactatgTATAAACAGTATAATTTTTCGCCGAAGGGGGTTCATCGAACCCACTTAGCCGTATGTGGCTTCGCCCCTGATGCCACGCCACATACAATTCTatcttttttaataataaatttatttaactcaACCCAACCTAAACCCATTTAACTAACCCACCCATATTTTATACCCATTTAACCCTCTCAAAATCTCGCAAAAGTCATCATTTTCAGAAAGTAATGGGAGGCTTAAAGTATCTACTAAGTCATGTACTAATCTAGCTAAAGTTGGGTAACCTCAGTATAGTTACCCTAATGTAATCTCgctttaataaatataatagtgTTTTATtcagtgcaaaaaaaaaaaaaagggaggctTAAAGACATCTCGCATTCTCCAAAATCttttcaatttaattaatttcaacaGAAACATCCGATACCACCTCCTTAGAACTTGTCCACTCTAAATCCGAAAGTAAGATTTCAATTCATTAGTTTACGTACCAAAAGAAACAAATTGGTTTTTGTTGTAAAATAATAATCTCACACAAGAGTAATATTCATGTtaaataacaagaacaagaGAATAATCCACAATTTTCTCTTTGAAATGAGAACCCAAAAAAAAGTCGAACgtctaaaaaattatttaatttacacTATCACTGTATAAAAGTTACTCTAAAAGTATCGTGAAACTTTCAGAAAGTAATGCGAGATTTTCACCCAAAAACTCTTACCTTAAAGACATATCCCACCGGTGAACTCCTCACGGTGATGAAAGAAATGAGAGgctttttatttcaatttttattgtCTGGTAGCTACTATTTACGTGTGAATAAAATCGGGTATAAAAGTTACTCTTGCTAATCGGGTTAAATGAGTATAAGATATGGGTTGGTTGGTTGAATGAGTTTGGGTTGGGTTGAGTTAAATGGATTGGAtgagttaaataaatttattattaaaaaaataaaattttatttgacgTGACATGCTAACTTATAGAAGGAGGGTTTTGTGTGtgtagtatttttttaaggaaaatagtGATAGTTGAATGATATTGTAGTCCTAAAAGAAACATAAGTGATATTAATAGGCAATTCTCAAAACATGAGTGACTTTTTAGGGAATTTACTCAAAGAATAAAGATATAGAAGTGGTGTTTTAATTTCTATGGATCGACCTATTACTAACATGCTCTAATCTAATCTAAGAataagaaagggaaaaggacatATATGGTCAGTCGGGTGAAACTAATTCCACCCGGTGACCAAAGTCCTTCTAAACCCAAATTATACCCACtaaactaattctatccattagccaaaacttaaataagataatttttaaataaaaacccaaatacAAAAATGTTTGAGAcgatttttataaataatatgtgtcatttgtgtataaaatatgtatcagtacctatctgtaatgtatagaaactgtataaaatatgaatcactaaggtatgtatcatttttgtatataatatgtatcatttgtgtataaaatatgtatcagtacctatctgtaatgtatagaaactgtataaaatatgaatcacttaggtatgtatcatttttgtatataatatgtatcatttgtgtatatatgtgtatcaGGCGGTACAGTGCTGTATACATGTCGAAATAGAAAATCGtatcattttttgtatataatatgtatcatttttgtatagcaagtgtatatatataatccggcatgtgtatataaattgtatcggtcttgtatagaaagtgtatcatacgtacaaaaaatgtattatagaaaccgtatcattgcggtatataatatgtatcactattgtatatgtaaaaaaaaaaaatatatatatatcatatcattattgcataatatgtgtataataaatgtataattaacgtataatttatgtataataaatgtgt from the Lycium ferocissimum isolate CSIRO_LF1 chromosome 11, AGI_CSIRO_Lferr_CH_V1, whole genome shotgun sequence genome contains:
- the LOC132036428 gene encoding persulfide dioxygenase ETHE1 homolog, mitochondrial; the encoded protein is MMLRFQSYRLFDAPFIQSFKPQLASLISAQMGSYSTTSYSANHSPKLVFRQLFEKESSTYTYLLADALHPQKPALLIDPVDKTADRDVALVKELGLKLIYAINTHVHADHVTGSGLIKTKLPGVKSIISKVSNAKADLFVEPGDKIYFGDIFLEVRATPGHTLGCVTYVTGDGPNQPQPRMAFTGDALLIRGCGRTDFQGGSSEILYDSVHSQIFTLPMDTLVYPAHDYKGFTVSTVGEEMLYNPRLSKDKETFKNIMQNLSLSYPKMMDVAVPANMVCGLQETKSEAC